Proteins encoded together in one Bosea sp. (in: a-proteobacteria) window:
- a CDS encoding Zn-ribbon domain-containing OB-fold protein, whose translation MARQNNSDHILPEISEEGKPFWDGCQDGELRIQRCDDCSRIQWFPRSYCRNCQSGKLSWSKGSGHGKVYSFTIVYRPMLPTMAVPYVFAIVELDEGYRMVTNIVGCEPDQVRIGMPVEVMFEHLTDDDGATIALPKFRPV comes from the coding sequence ATGGCGAGGCAGAACAATAGCGATCACATCCTCCCGGAGATCAGCGAAGAGGGAAAGCCGTTCTGGGACGGATGCCAGGACGGCGAACTGCGTATCCAGCGCTGCGACGACTGTTCACGCATCCAGTGGTTCCCGCGCTCCTATTGCCGCAATTGCCAGTCCGGAAAGCTGTCATGGTCCAAGGGTTCGGGTCATGGAAAGGTCTATTCGTTCACGATTGTCTATCGGCCCATGCTTCCAACGATGGCTGTCCCTTATGTATTTGCGATCGTGGAACTCGACGAGGGATACCGGATGGTCACCAATATCGTCGGCTGCGAACCCGATCAGGTCCGGATCGGCATGCCGGTCGAGGTGATGTTTGAGCATTTGACGGATGATGACGGAGCCACGATAGCGTTGCCGAAGTTTCGGCCAGTCTGA
- a CDS encoding metallophosphoesterase family protein: protein MRVGIVSDIHCNAAGLECALQAMGEIDELLCLGDSIYDYRFSNDVVSMLRRLNARTIQGNHEEGYFRRHYGGAPSNGAVDIELATWLGQKPDEIKVTIDGRSILMVHSTPWKPRGEYVYPSSAALRRFGTTDADVLLYGHTHVDMIRRVGPLLVINPGSAGEPRDRGQGPETTCAILETTTLEAQIIRCRMPMAGITRD from the coding sequence ATGAGGGTTGGCATCGTATCGGATATTCATTGCAATGCAGCCGGCCTGGAATGCGCGCTGCAGGCGATGGGCGAGATCGATGAACTCCTGTGTCTTGGCGACAGCATTTACGACTACCGGTTCTCGAACGACGTCGTGTCGATGCTGCGCCGGCTGAATGCCAGGACGATCCAGGGCAACCACGAGGAGGGATATTTCCGCCGTCATTACGGTGGCGCTCCGTCGAACGGTGCAGTCGATATCGAGCTCGCGACCTGGCTTGGGCAGAAGCCCGACGAAATCAAAGTCACCATCGACGGCCGCTCCATCCTGATGGTTCATTCCACCCCTTGGAAGCCGCGCGGGGAGTATGTCTACCCAAGCAGTGCTGCGCTCAGGCGTTTCGGCACAACAGATGCGGACGTTCTTCTATACGGCCATACGCATGTCGACATGATCAGGCGCGTCGGACCGTTGCTGGTGATCAATCCGGGATCGGCCGGTGAGCCACGCGACCGTGGCCAGGGCCCTGAAACCACCTGCGCGATCCTGGAGACCACGACGCTCGAGGCCCAGATCATTCGCTGCAGAATGCCTATGGCAGGCATTACACGCGATTAG
- the prpB gene encoding methylisocitrate lyase: MPYLVARDVDARPAGVRFHELVERGGILGLPGAHNGMAGLQAKAAGFEAVYLSGAAMSASMGLPDLGIITIDEVAFFIRQVARASGLPLLVDGDTGYGEALNVMHMVRVFEEAGAGAVHIEDQLLPKKCGHLNDKKLADARDMAAKIAAAATARRSLYLIARTDAAASEGLDAAVARAKLYLEAGADAIFPEALENAEMFRTFAQRLPDVPLLANMTEFGRTPFFTAAEFLAMGYRMVIWPVSSLRIANKAQENLYRVLHENGSTQSLLPQMQTRAELYELIGLASYEALDASIVSTVYK, translated from the coding sequence ATGCCTTATCTCGTTGCCAGGGATGTCGATGCACGGCCCGCCGGCGTGCGGTTTCACGAGCTCGTCGAGAGAGGCGGAATCCTGGGGTTGCCGGGAGCTCATAACGGGATGGCCGGCCTGCAGGCGAAGGCGGCGGGGTTCGAGGCCGTCTATCTCTCGGGCGCGGCCATGTCGGCATCCATGGGGTTACCCGATCTCGGCATCATCACCATCGATGAGGTCGCCTTCTTCATCAGGCAAGTGGCGCGCGCCTCCGGGCTTCCGCTGCTCGTCGATGGCGACACCGGCTATGGCGAAGCTCTCAATGTGATGCACATGGTGAGAGTCTTCGAGGAAGCCGGCGCCGGCGCCGTCCATATCGAGGATCAGCTGCTTCCGAAAAAATGCGGTCATCTCAACGACAAGAAGCTCGCAGACGCCCGTGACATGGCCGCGAAGATTGCCGCAGCCGCGACGGCGCGGCGCTCGCTCTATCTGATCGCCAGAACGGATGCTGCCGCGAGCGAAGGACTCGACGCAGCCGTCGCGCGGGCGAAGCTGTATCTGGAAGCCGGCGCGGACGCGATTTTTCCCGAGGCCTTGGAAAACGCCGAGATGTTCCGGACGTTTGCGCAGCGGCTACCGGACGTGCCGTTGCTCGCCAACATGACGGAGTTCGGCCGGACTCCCTTTTTCACCGCGGCCGAATTCCTCGCGATGGGTTATCGCATGGTGATATGGCCGGTATCGTCTCTGCGTATTGCGAACAAGGCCCAGGAGAATCTCTACAGGGTTTTGCACGAAAATGGCTCGACGCAATCACTGCTGCCGCAGATGCAGACCCGCGCCGAGTTGTACGAGCTCATCGGGTTGGCATCGTATGAAGCTCTGGACGCGTCGATCGTCTCGACCGTCTACAAGTGA